The Phoenix dactylifera cultivar Barhee BC4 chromosome 9, palm_55x_up_171113_PBpolish2nd_filt_p, whole genome shotgun sequence genome window below encodes:
- the LOC103701597 gene encoding uncharacterized protein LOC103701597 has translation MVGYAFHYKNNLEQERRRRKEWRKPSWLEPLLSTKFFGLCDAHKEMRKSEANTYCIDCNQCMCPHCLVSSPAHRRHRLLQIRRYVYQDVIRITDMQKLMDCSKVQPYTVNGAKVLLLNPRKNCKPTRMHPGGANCRICGWTLTEPNRYCSLACKVSKVAASLGADDGSTGGSQTESLFDHLMADIEAYDYLSSDSSEGSRGRCTDASSPKAIIRRRKGNPRRAPMN, from the exons ATG GTGGGGTACGCGTTCCACTACAAGAACAATCTGGagcaggagaggaggaggaggaaggagtggAGGAAGCCTTCATGGCTGGAGCCGCTTCTGAGCACCAAGTTCTTCGGGCTGTGCGACGCTCACAAGGAGATGAGGAAGAGCGAGGCGAACACTTACTGTATTGACTGCAACCAGTGCATGTGCCCCCACTGCCTGGTCTCCtcgccggcgcaccgccgccaCCGCCTGCTCCAGATCCGCCGGTATGTCTATCAGGACGTGATCCGCATCACGGACATGCAGAAGCTCATGGACTGCTCCAAAGTTCAG CCGTATACGGTGAATGGCGCCAAGGTGCTGCTTCTCAACCCGAGGAAGAACTGCAAGCCGACCAGGATGCACCCCGGCGGCGCCAACTGCCGGATCTGCGGCTGGACCCTCACCGAGCCCAATCGCTACTGCTCCCTCGCCTGCAAG GTTTCTAAAGTGGCTGCATCACTCGGAGCTGACGACGGGAGCACTGGAGGCAGCCAAACGGAGTCGCTCTTCGACCATCTGATGGCGGACATCGAGGCCTATGACTACTTGTCTTCTGATTCCAGCGAGGGGAGCCGTGGCCGTTGCACGGACGCATCATCTCCCAAGGCCATCATTCGCCGGAGGAAAGGGAACCCCCGCCGGGCTCCCATGAACTGA
- the LOC103701603 gene encoding uncharacterized protein LOC103701603 produces MDSLSPHRHLSLSHLLLFLLLLASSNLLTFFLFSSHSTSCPSSLQTPSISLSSSPPPNPSLPSEFLAFTSPQPLPFGHNHNFDSATLHPPVGLPCPLFPSDLAAFLSYPVNGSCPDDELLAQKLLLRGCEPLPRRRCRPAAPPHPSPPLPFPLSLWSLPPDNSVHWSAYSCKSFACLVARKHSKSFDDCKDCFDLDGREKHRWVTPSSNPLDFTIDQVLADASPPGSIRIGLDIGGGAGSFAVRMKERNVTIVTTSMNLNGPFNSFVAARGVVPLYISISQRLPFFDNTLDIVHSMHVLSNWIPTTLLHFILFDVYRVLRPGGLFWLDHFFFVEDQMEEYVPVIESVGFRKVRWEVGRKLDRGPELGEMYISALLEKPLNNSW; encoded by the coding sequence AtggactctctctctccccaccgccacctctccctctcccacctcctcctcttcctcctcctcctcgcctcCTCCAACCTCCtcaccttcttcctcttctcctcccaCTCAACCTCCTGTCCTTCTTCCCTCCAAACCCCTTCCATCTCACTTTCCTCCTCTCCACCCCCTAACCCCTCCCTCCCCTCAGAATTCCTGGCGTTCACCTCCCCCCAGCCCCTCCCCTTCGGTCACAACCACAACTTCGACTCCGCCACCCTCCACCCCCCCGTCGGCCTCCCCTGCCCCCTCTTCCCCTCCGACCTCGCCGCCTTCCTCTCCTACCCCGTCAACGGCTCCTGCCCCGACGACGAGCTCCTCGCCCAGAAGCTCCTCCTCCGGGGCTGCGAGcccctcccccgccgccgctgccgccccGCCGCCCCTCCCCACCCCTCTccccccctccccttccccctctccctctggtCCCTCCCCCCCGACAACTCCGTCCACTGGTCCGCCTACTCCTGCAAGTCCTTCGCATGCCTCGTCGCCCGGAAGCACTCCAAGTCCTTCGACGACTGCAAGGACTGCTTCGACCTCGACGGCCGGGAGAAGCACCGCTGGGTCACCCCCTCATCCAATCCCCTCGATTTCACCATCGACCAAGTCCTCGCCGATGCGAGCCCCCCGGGCTCCATCCGCATCGGCCTCGACATCGGTGGCGGCGCCGGGTCCTTCGCGGTGCGCATGAAAGAACGCAACGTCACCATCGTCACCACCTCCATGAATCTGAACGGGCCGTTCAACAGCTTCGTCGCCGCCAGAGGGGTGGTGCCGCTCTACATCAGTATCTCGCAGAGGCTGCCGTTTTTCGATAACACTTTGGACATCGTGCACTCCATGCATGTTCTCAGTAACTGGATCCCGACCACGTTGCtgcattttattttgtttgatgtGTACAGGGTTCTGAGGCCCGGAGGCTTGTTTTGGCTGGATCATTTCTTCTTTGTGGAGGACCAGATGGAGGAGTACGTGCCGGTGATCGAGAGCGTCGGGTTTAGGAAGGTGAGGTGGGAGGTGGGGAGGAAGCTCGACCGGGGGCCGGAGCTCGGGGAGATGTACATCTCGGCTTTGCTAGAGAAGCCATTGAACAACTCTTGGTAA
- the LOC103722865 gene encoding G-type lectin S-receptor-like serine/threonine-protein kinase At1g34300 has product MAPPPVPKPILSVLLLLLLFLSFHPPAKAQKQLTSFSIADSPWFPSDNRILVSPKRTFAAGFRNSSSDGFFFAVWVQKSSDKTVVWSPNPLTPVGSSSFLAISPAGVLSLNDSSGRNLWPNPPVGNSSNGSSQLVLRDSGELDFAGKWTSFAHPTDTVLTNQSLQKITLRSGSYQLINATSLVFNGSDQYWTADDAIRNLSSSGELLMDNANTYIVEDMGLQVLRRLTLDTDGNLRVYSLERSGRWRVVWQATQELCTIHGTCGVNAICQPLGSNLTNCSCPPGYEFGSNSSWDCQRKIQSLQPSKFLRLDYVSFSDQPGRAGTGEPQSTHVNFETCKSRCLSNSSCVAFSYKYTGTQDCVHLYNQLINGFWSPSTELATFIRVSSSERDESQFTAMTSMIATVCPVRVSLPAPPKESKTTAKNVAIIATLFTLELLAGILSFWAFLRKYSKYRDMARTFGFEFLPGGGPKRFSYAELKAATKDFSNVIGSGGYGVVYKGQLPDRRVIAVKRLKNVGGGEAEFWAEVTIIARMHHLNLVRMWGFCAEKEQRMLVYEYIPNGSLDKFLFPNEEVALGEDTTDESKKHLTLPRPLLDWNIRYRIALGVARAIAYLHEECLEWVLHCDIKPENILLEDDFCPKVSDFGLSKLTNKKDKVTMSRIRGTRGYLAPEWVIHREPITAKADVYSFGMVLLEIVTGVRNSGFRRSSLQSEDWYFPKWAFEKVYVEQKVEDILDSRIADTYDDQAHFELVERMVKTAMWCLQDRAEMRPSMGKVAKMLEGTVEITEPAKPTIFCVREE; this is encoded by the coding sequence ATGGCTCCTCCCCCAGTCCCCAAACCTATCCtctccgtcctcctcctcctcctactcTTCCTCAGCTTCCACCCACCAGCCAAAGCCCAAAAGCAGCTTACTTCCTTCTCCATCGCTGATTCCCCGTGGTTTCCTTCCGACAACCGCATCCTCGTCTCCCCGAAGCGAACCTTCGCTGCCGGCTTCCGCAACTCCTCCTCCGACGGGTTCTTCTTCGCGGTGTGGGTCCAAAAGTCATCTGACAAGACTGTCGTCTGGTCCCCGAACCCCCTCACACCGGTCGGCAGCTCATCCTTCCTCGCCATCTCCCCCGCCGGCGTCCTCTCCCTTAATGACTCCTCTGGCAGGAATCTCTGGCCGAACCCGCCCGTCGGGAATTCCTCCAACGGCTCCTCCCAGCTAGTCCTCCGAGATAGCGGCGAGCTGGACTTCGCCGGCAAGTGGACCAGCTTTGCCCATCCCACCGACACCGTCCTCACCAACCAGTCCCTGCAAAAAATAACGCTGAGGTCCGGCAGTTACCAGCTCATAAACGCAACGAGCCTTGTCTTCAATGGCTCCGACCAATACTGGACGGCGGACGACGCCATCCGCAATCTCTCATCCAGTGGGGAGCTGCTCATGGACAATGCGAACACATACATCGTGGAGGACATGGGACTGCAGGTGCTCCGAAGGCTTACTCTGGACACCGACGGCAACCTCAGGGTCTATAGCCTCGAAAGGTCCGGCCGGTGGCGCGTGGTCTGGCAGGCGACGCAAGAGCTCTGCACCATCCATGGCACCTGCGGGGTCAATGCCATCTGCCAGCCCCTTGGGTCGAACCTCACGAACTGCTCGTGCCCACCGGGATACGAATTCGGGAGCAATAGCAGCTGGGACTGCCAAAGGAAAATCCAGAGCCTTCAGCCGAGCAAATTCTTGCGGCTGGACTATGTGAGCTTCAGCGACCAGCCCGGCAGGGCCGGCACGGGTGAACCGCAATCGACGCATGTCAATTTCGAGACCTGCAAGTCGAGATGCCTGAGCAACTCCAGCTGCGTCGCATTCAGCTACAAATATACCGGCACCCAGGATTGCGTCCACCTTTACAACCAGCTCATCAATGGGTTCTGGTCTCCGTCGACGGAGCTCGCGACATTCATCCGGGTGTCGAGCTCTGAGAGGGACGAGTCCCAATTCACGGCGATGACTTCCATGATCGCCACGGTGTGCCCAGTCCGGGTCAGCCTTCCTGCCCCTCCCAAGGAGTCCAAGACCACCGCCAAGAACGTGGCAATTATTGCCACCTTGTTCACCCTTGAGCTCCTTGCCGGGATACTGTCCTTCTGGGCCTTCCTTCGGAAGTACTCCAAGTACAGGGACATGGCCCGGACCTTTGGATTTGAATTCCTGCCCGGAGGAGGGCCCAAGCGGTTCTCCTATGCCGAGCTGAAGGCCGCCACCAAGGACTTCTCCAATGTGATCGGCAGCGGCGGGTACGGTGTGGTCTACAAGGGGCAGCTCCCGGACCGCCGTGTCATCGCCGTCAAGCGCCTCAAGAACGTCGGCGGTGGCGAAGCGGAATTCTGGGCCGAGGTCACCATCATTGCGAGGATGCACCACCTGAACCTCGTCCGCATGTGGGGCTTCTGCGCCGAGAAGGAGCAGCGGATGCTTGTCTATGAGTACATCCCCAATGGCTCCCTCGACAAATTCCTCTTCCCGAATGAAGAAGTAGCGTTGGGCGAGGACACGACTGATGAGTCAAAGAAGCACCTAACCCTTCCAAGGCCTCTCCTTGATTGGAACATTAGATACAGGATTGCACTTGGAGTGGCAAGAGCGATTGCTTACCTTCATGAAGAGTGCCTCGAGTGGGTTCTGCACTGTGACATCAAGCCAGAGAACATACTGCTCGAGGACGACTTCTGCCCCAAGGTATCAGACTTTGGCCTCTCAAAGCTGACCAACAAGAAGGACAAGGTAACCATGTCTCGGATCCGAGGAACCAGAGGATACCTGGCTCCGGAGTGGGTGATCCACAGGGAGCCGATCACTGCGAAGGCCGATGTCTATAGCTTTGGCATGGTGCTGCTGGAAATCGTGACCGGGGTCAGGAACAGCGGATTCCGGCGATCTTCACTGCAAAGCGAGGACTGGTACTTCCCCAAGTGGGCATTTGAGAAGGTGTATGTGGAGCAGAAGGTGGAAGATATTCTGGACTCCCGAATAGCGGACACTTATGATGATCAAGCGCACTTCGAGTTGGTGGAACGCATGGTGAAGACGGCGATGTGGTGCTTGCAGGATCGAGCAGAGATGAGGCCTTCCATGGGGAAGGTGGCAAAGATGCTGGAGGGGACGGTGGAGATCACGGAACCAGCCAAGCCAACTATTTTCTGCGTCAGAGAGGAGTAA